One segment of Scyliorhinus torazame isolate Kashiwa2021f chromosome 14, sScyTor2.1, whole genome shotgun sequence DNA contains the following:
- the LOC140389322 gene encoding uncharacterized protein isoform X3, with protein MKKKKEVTGTICQELTCPACGKLYNNPYLLPCDHSLCDTCLSKEIKHEKRGQISVKCPLCKENFCFSQEDEVKFPENYLLNSTVTRYRQEGFNAEKVKKKKRKVKGRISPQQMQILCQLCDEKDNHIAMKKCVNCNLNFCEKCLRKIHNNKAFLSHVLIDPSSYVGSQIKCFYHPFTNLKHYCVQDKLPICDECKLSTHRNHRLYSLDLAFQCEVAEMQKHVSQFTEVKANYEKCIQQLKLMKTNIEINEMQQNAKLTKEFNSIQEDLKLQEQTIKEKMKIENTKKQNEVDNFIESASKLMLKLEGLILYTIEAFKETSPVIFLQTSAQINKRLTESMLCVTPSKSLAVIPFADFELNVDHLRDEINALPLQMCDSDSEYLCSGDFENIQVVNAPNKMKKMSATCNVQEILPNLHCPSFTSKIHATLSAPNLDLCSYISRSCAAIFNSDEPNADSHANKKLFLLCRPKCASENNVTLSSTNLCSQVAYSSLCSPQCTSQMDAISNETDVDSSICDPSSSNYSKPCTPTIDVTSNAPSIICCQSLSNSGDHAQQYGSEVQADTNHSLPPSCCSKSDGSIPSGGVYCICIKKHEFMDISNTCCDTNGIDLCNKASNMPTKMECNDRHQESGECQSPLEITKFTCILENKQAISTWQYPHQCSSERVISGDVFTVNLSPKEAHFLNAISSSKTTKSKHPNDHENVDLLKNHHTFSTPSEIMLDSDTGISYHCNSSCWSLERGNGENIEPLYQLNGPCFFTNGEPSQTDSTENRLEHLGKCTCSKSEKNLSSNCHVSDGSSKSQVSINACNTFSSIRSHGDIGNNLCCKRFNSSTERECSEKNTHSFQHQQHCSSDGYKMDCCRQEMHCLLGTTTYSTKSASFDNADISKPLRFWNTSNALHNTRSRHNFGGRPYCRNPKLLSKSKSFIRSNQRVQTGYSIISSQPARCLSQSATNFEVNANAPIKDPVKYHSSNHLYRIGFPKTRNLRNGQRTCSKLRPQNGSHISTGHKNKQHVHTPKKNITLNQENNDLTQISAQRFLNEPVDTLRRELSEAPTIYKHTVDGTSAKKKVAHTRRRQQITGRGQVKWLFPVEEHTVFFFELQFQEIISVDKEMAIPQFQAGVFSGIRRTNFIATNLNTNSEYLFRVRAVNVTGKGPWSQPYKILTVRGTMHPFTDTKEESVSIKGVKVTIRRSS; from the exons atgaaaaaaaagaaaGAAGTTACTGGTACAATATGTCAAGAGCTTACTTGCCCAGCCTGTGGAAAGCTTTACAACAACCCATATCTGTTGCCTTGTGATCACAGTTTATGTGACACCTGTCTCAGCAAAGAAATAAAGCACGAGAAGAGGGGTCAAATAAGTGTTAAGTGCCCTCTGTGCAAGGAAAACTTCTGTTTCAGCCAAGAAGATGAAGTTAAGTTCCCAGAGAACTATTTGCTAAACAGTACTGTGACAAGATACAGACAGGAAGGATTTAATGCTGAAAAAGTCAAGAAGAAAAAGCGAAAAGTAAAAGGAAGAATAAGTCCCCAGCAAATGCAGATCCTCTGTCAACTCTGTGATGAAAAAGACAATCATATTGCTATGAAGAAGTGTGTCAACTGCAATCTGAACTTCTGTGAAAAATGTCTTCGCAAAATCCACAATAATAAAGCATTTCTATCTCACGTTTTGATAGATCCTTCATCATACGTTGGCAGTCAGATTAAATGTTTCTACCATCCTTTTACAAACCTGAAACATTACTGTGTACAAGATAAATTGCCAATCTGTGATGAATGCAAATTGAGCACCCACAGGAATCATCGTTTATATTCACTTGACCTCGCATTTCAATGTGAAGTAGCAGAAATGCAGAAGCATGTCTCCCAATTCACTGAAG TCAAAGCAAATTATGAAAAATGTATTCAGCAGCTGAAGTTAATGAAAACTAATATTGAGATAAATGAGATGCAACAAAATGCAAAACTGACCAAAGAGTTCAATTCAATACAAGAAGATCTTAAACTGCAAGAACAAACAATTAAAGAGAAAATGAAAATTGAGAATACAAAGAAACAAAATGAAGTTGACAATTTCATTGAATCAGCATCAAAGTTAATGCTAAAGCTAGAAGGATTGATACTATACACAATAGAAGCTTTCAAAGAAACTAGTCCAGTTATATTCCTTCAAACATCTGCACAGATAAACAAACGGCTGACTGAAAGTATGCTTTGTGTGACTCCTAGTAAGTCATTAGCTGTAATTCCTTTTGCGGATTTTGAATTAAATGTAGATCACTTAAGAGATGAAATTAATGCCCTTCCCTTGCAAATGTGTGACAGTGACTCAGAATATTTGTGCAGTGGAGATTTCGAAAATATTCAAGTAGTGAATGCTCCAAACAAAATGAAAAAGATGAGTGCTACTTGCAATGTACAAGAGATTTTGCCTAACCTACATTGTCCATCATTCACTTCCAAAATTCATGCCACCTTAAGTGCTCCTAACTTGGACCTTTGTTCATATATTTCACGTTCTTGTGCAGCTATTTTCAACTCTGATGAACCCAATGCAGATTCTCATGCAAATAAAAAACTTTTTCTCCTGTGTAGACCAAAATGTGCATCCGAGAATAATGTTACCCTAAGTTCAACCAACTTGTGCAGTCAAGTGGCATATTCTAGCCTATGCAGCCCTCAATGTACATCTCAGATGGATGCCATTTCAAATGAAACCGATGTGGATTCATCTATTTGCGATCCAAGTTCCAGCAACTATAGCAAGCCATGTACACCTACGATAGATGTGACTTCAAATGCACCCAGTATAATCTGTTGTCAATCTCTGTCAAATTCTGGTGATCATGCTCAACAATATGGCAGTGAGGTTCAAGCTGATACAAATCATAGTCTGCCTCCTTCGTGCTGTTCTAAATCTGATGGAAGTATTCCTTCAGGTGGTGTTTATTGTATCTGCATCAAAAAGCATGAATTCATGGATATAAGCAACACCTGTTGCGATACAAATGGAATTGACCTTTGCAATAAAGCTTCCAATATGCCAACAAAGATGGAATGTAACGACAGACATCAAGAATCAGGTGAATGCCAAAGTCCACTTGAAATAACAAAGTTCACATGCATTTTAGAAAATAAACAGGCTATATCTACTTGGCAGTATCCGCACCAGTGTAGCTCTGAGAGAGTTATCAGTGGAGATGTATTCACTGTAAATTTAAGTCCGAAAGAAGCTCATTTTTTGAATGCAATATCCTCTTCTAAAACAACAAAAAGCAAACATCCAAATGATCATGAAAATGTAGACTTGTTGAAGAATCATCATACTTTCAGCACTCCTTCTGAAATTATGTTAGACAGTGACACTGGAATTAGCTATCACTGCAACAGTTCTTGTTGGTCATTGGAAAGAGGGAATGGTGAAAACATTGAACCACTTTATCAGTTGAATGGACCTTGTTTCTTTACCAATGGAGAACCATCTCAGACAGATTCTACGGAGAATAGATTGGAACACTTAGGCAAGTGTACTTGTTCAAAAAGTGAGAAAAACCTTTCTTCAAACTGTCATGTCAGTGATGGTTCATCCAAGAGTCAAGTATCCATCAATGCATGCAACACCTTTTCGAGTATAAGGTCACATGGCGACATTGGAAATAACCTTTGCTGCAAACGCTTCAATTCTTCAACCGAAAGAGAATGTTCTGAAAAAAACACCCATAGTTTCCAACATCAACAACATTGCAGTTCAGATGGATACAAAATGGACTGCTGTAGACAAGAAATGCATTGCTTGCTTGGGACTACTACATACAGTACAAAAAGTGCTTCCTTTGACAATGCTGATATTTCCAAACCCTTGCGATTCTGGAATACAAGTAATGCCCTTCACAATACAAGGTCAAGGCATAATTTTGGCGGTAGACCTTACTGCCGAAATCCAAAGTTGCTATCCAAAAGCAAAAGTTTCATAAGAAGTAACCAGAGAGTTCAAACTGGATACAGTATTATATCTTCCCAGCCTGCTCGATGTCTGTCACAGTCTGCAACTAATTTTGAGGTCAATGCAAATGCACCCATCAAGGATCCCGTAAAGTATCATTCATCAAATCATTTGTACAGAATTGGTTTTCCAAAGACCCGAAATTTAAGAAATGGCCAACGAACCTGTTCTAAATTGAGACCACAAAATGGCAGCCACATTAGCACTGGTCATAAGAATAAGCAACATGTACACACACCAAAAAAGAACATTACTCTAAACCAAG AAAATAATGATTTGACACAAATATCAGCACAAAGATTTCTGAATGAACCTGTGGATACCTTGAGGCGTGAACTATCAGAAGCTCCTACAATATACAAGCACACTGTGGATGGAACCTCTGCTAAG AAGAAGGTGGCACATACCAGAAGGAGGCAGCAAATAACTGGAAGAGGACAA GTGAAATGGCTGTTTCCAGTAGAAGAACACACTGTATTTTTTTTTGAACTGCAGTTCCAAGAGATCATTTCTGTTGATAAGGAGATGGCTATACCTCAGTTTCAAGCTGGAGTCTTCTCTGGAATCAGACGCACAAACTTTATTGCTACTAACCTGAACACCAACTCTGAGTACTTGTTCCGGGTCCGCGCAGTGAATGTGACTGGAAAAGGGCCATGGAGCCAGCCTTATAAG ATCCTAACTGTACGTGGCACAATGCACCCTTTTACGGACACCAAGGAGGAATCTGTTTCAATAAAAGGAGTTAAAGTTACCATTCGCAGAAGCAGCTAA
- the LOC140389322 gene encoding uncharacterized protein isoform X1, which produces MKKKKEVTGTICQELTCPACGKLYNNPYLLPCDHSLCDTCLSKEIKHEKRGQISVKCPLCKENFCFSQEDEVKFPENYLLNSTVTRYRQEGFNAEKVKKKKRKVKGRISPQQMQILCQLCDEKDNHIAMKKCVNCNLNFCEKCLRKIHNNKAFLSHVLIDPSSYVGSQIKCFYHPFTNLKHYCVQDKLPICDECKLSTHRNHRLYSLDLAFQCEVAEMQKHVSQFTEVKANYEKCIQQLKLMKTNIEINEMQQNAKLTKEFNSIQEDLKLQEQTIKEKMKIENTKKQNEVDNFIESASKLMLKLEGLILYTIEAFKETSPVIFLQTSAQINKRLTESMLCVTPSKSLAVIPFADFELNVDHLRDEINALPLQMCDSDSEYLCSGDFENIQVVNAPNKMKKMSATCNVQEILPNLHCPSFTSKIHATLSAPNLDLCSYISRSCAAIFNSDEPNADSHANKKLFLLCRPKCASENNVTLSSTNLCSQVAYSSLCSPQCTSQMDAISNETDVDSSICDPSSSNYSKPCTPTIDVTSNAPSIICCQSLSNSGDHAQQYGSEVQADTNHSLPPSCCSKSDGSIPSGGVYCICIKKHEFMDISNTCCDTNGIDLCNKASNMPTKMECNDRHQESGECQSPLEITKFTCILENKQAISTWQYPHQCSSERVISGDVFTVNLSPKEAHFLNAISSSKTTKSKHPNDHENVDLLKNHHTFSTPSEIMLDSDTGISYHCNSSCWSLERGNGENIEPLYQLNGPCFFTNGEPSQTDSTENRLEHLGKCTCSKSEKNLSSNCHVSDGSSKSQVSINACNTFSSIRSHGDIGNNLCCKRFNSSTERECSEKNTHSFQHQQHCSSDGYKMDCCRQEMHCLLGTTTYSTKSASFDNADISKPLRFWNTSNALHNTRSRHNFGGRPYCRNPKLLSKSKSFIRSNQRVQTGYSIISSQPARCLSQSATNFEVNANAPIKDPVKYHSSNHLYRIGFPKTRNLRNGQRTCSKLRPQNGSHISTGHKNKQHVHTPKKNITLNQGTKNVSLLSQMHDVTLTCNGGKLQLFDNSVQFDTENNDLTQISAQRFLNEPVDTLRRELSEAPTIYKHTVDGTSAKKKVAHTRRRQQITGRGQVKWLFPVEEHTVFFFELQFQEIISVDKEMAIPQFQAGVFSGIRRTNFIATNLNTNSEYLFRVRAVNVTGKGPWSQPYKILTVRGTMHPFTDTKEESVSIKGVKVTIRRSS; this is translated from the exons atgaaaaaaaagaaaGAAGTTACTGGTACAATATGTCAAGAGCTTACTTGCCCAGCCTGTGGAAAGCTTTACAACAACCCATATCTGTTGCCTTGTGATCACAGTTTATGTGACACCTGTCTCAGCAAAGAAATAAAGCACGAGAAGAGGGGTCAAATAAGTGTTAAGTGCCCTCTGTGCAAGGAAAACTTCTGTTTCAGCCAAGAAGATGAAGTTAAGTTCCCAGAGAACTATTTGCTAAACAGTACTGTGACAAGATACAGACAGGAAGGATTTAATGCTGAAAAAGTCAAGAAGAAAAAGCGAAAAGTAAAAGGAAGAATAAGTCCCCAGCAAATGCAGATCCTCTGTCAACTCTGTGATGAAAAAGACAATCATATTGCTATGAAGAAGTGTGTCAACTGCAATCTGAACTTCTGTGAAAAATGTCTTCGCAAAATCCACAATAATAAAGCATTTCTATCTCACGTTTTGATAGATCCTTCATCATACGTTGGCAGTCAGATTAAATGTTTCTACCATCCTTTTACAAACCTGAAACATTACTGTGTACAAGATAAATTGCCAATCTGTGATGAATGCAAATTGAGCACCCACAGGAATCATCGTTTATATTCACTTGACCTCGCATTTCAATGTGAAGTAGCAGAAATGCAGAAGCATGTCTCCCAATTCACTGAAG TCAAAGCAAATTATGAAAAATGTATTCAGCAGCTGAAGTTAATGAAAACTAATATTGAGATAAATGAGATGCAACAAAATGCAAAACTGACCAAAGAGTTCAATTCAATACAAGAAGATCTTAAACTGCAAGAACAAACAATTAAAGAGAAAATGAAAATTGAGAATACAAAGAAACAAAATGAAGTTGACAATTTCATTGAATCAGCATCAAAGTTAATGCTAAAGCTAGAAGGATTGATACTATACACAATAGAAGCTTTCAAAGAAACTAGTCCAGTTATATTCCTTCAAACATCTGCACAGATAAACAAACGGCTGACTGAAAGTATGCTTTGTGTGACTCCTAGTAAGTCATTAGCTGTAATTCCTTTTGCGGATTTTGAATTAAATGTAGATCACTTAAGAGATGAAATTAATGCCCTTCCCTTGCAAATGTGTGACAGTGACTCAGAATATTTGTGCAGTGGAGATTTCGAAAATATTCAAGTAGTGAATGCTCCAAACAAAATGAAAAAGATGAGTGCTACTTGCAATGTACAAGAGATTTTGCCTAACCTACATTGTCCATCATTCACTTCCAAAATTCATGCCACCTTAAGTGCTCCTAACTTGGACCTTTGTTCATATATTTCACGTTCTTGTGCAGCTATTTTCAACTCTGATGAACCCAATGCAGATTCTCATGCAAATAAAAAACTTTTTCTCCTGTGTAGACCAAAATGTGCATCCGAGAATAATGTTACCCTAAGTTCAACCAACTTGTGCAGTCAAGTGGCATATTCTAGCCTATGCAGCCCTCAATGTACATCTCAGATGGATGCCATTTCAAATGAAACCGATGTGGATTCATCTATTTGCGATCCAAGTTCCAGCAACTATAGCAAGCCATGTACACCTACGATAGATGTGACTTCAAATGCACCCAGTATAATCTGTTGTCAATCTCTGTCAAATTCTGGTGATCATGCTCAACAATATGGCAGTGAGGTTCAAGCTGATACAAATCATAGTCTGCCTCCTTCGTGCTGTTCTAAATCTGATGGAAGTATTCCTTCAGGTGGTGTTTATTGTATCTGCATCAAAAAGCATGAATTCATGGATATAAGCAACACCTGTTGCGATACAAATGGAATTGACCTTTGCAATAAAGCTTCCAATATGCCAACAAAGATGGAATGTAACGACAGACATCAAGAATCAGGTGAATGCCAAAGTCCACTTGAAATAACAAAGTTCACATGCATTTTAGAAAATAAACAGGCTATATCTACTTGGCAGTATCCGCACCAGTGTAGCTCTGAGAGAGTTATCAGTGGAGATGTATTCACTGTAAATTTAAGTCCGAAAGAAGCTCATTTTTTGAATGCAATATCCTCTTCTAAAACAACAAAAAGCAAACATCCAAATGATCATGAAAATGTAGACTTGTTGAAGAATCATCATACTTTCAGCACTCCTTCTGAAATTATGTTAGACAGTGACACTGGAATTAGCTATCACTGCAACAGTTCTTGTTGGTCATTGGAAAGAGGGAATGGTGAAAACATTGAACCACTTTATCAGTTGAATGGACCTTGTTTCTTTACCAATGGAGAACCATCTCAGACAGATTCTACGGAGAATAGATTGGAACACTTAGGCAAGTGTACTTGTTCAAAAAGTGAGAAAAACCTTTCTTCAAACTGTCATGTCAGTGATGGTTCATCCAAGAGTCAAGTATCCATCAATGCATGCAACACCTTTTCGAGTATAAGGTCACATGGCGACATTGGAAATAACCTTTGCTGCAAACGCTTCAATTCTTCAACCGAAAGAGAATGTTCTGAAAAAAACACCCATAGTTTCCAACATCAACAACATTGCAGTTCAGATGGATACAAAATGGACTGCTGTAGACAAGAAATGCATTGCTTGCTTGGGACTACTACATACAGTACAAAAAGTGCTTCCTTTGACAATGCTGATATTTCCAAACCCTTGCGATTCTGGAATACAAGTAATGCCCTTCACAATACAAGGTCAAGGCATAATTTTGGCGGTAGACCTTACTGCCGAAATCCAAAGTTGCTATCCAAAAGCAAAAGTTTCATAAGAAGTAACCAGAGAGTTCAAACTGGATACAGTATTATATCTTCCCAGCCTGCTCGATGTCTGTCACAGTCTGCAACTAATTTTGAGGTCAATGCAAATGCACCCATCAAGGATCCCGTAAAGTATCATTCATCAAATCATTTGTACAGAATTGGTTTTCCAAAGACCCGAAATTTAAGAAATGGCCAACGAACCTGTTCTAAATTGAGACCACAAAATGGCAGCCACATTAGCACTGGTCATAAGAATAAGCAACATGTACACACACCAAAAAAGAACATTACTCTAAACCAAGGTACAAAAAACGTTTCATTACTCTCTCAGATGCATGATGTTACACTAACATGCAATGGTGGGAAACTTCAATTGTTTGATAATAGTGTACAATTTGATACAGAAAATAATGATTTGACACAAATATCAGCACAAAGATTTCTGAATGAACCTGTGGATACCTTGAGGCGTGAACTATCAGAAGCTCCTACAATATACAAGCACACTGTGGATGGAACCTCTGCTAAG AAGAAGGTGGCACATACCAGAAGGAGGCAGCAAATAACTGGAAGAGGACAA GTGAAATGGCTGTTTCCAGTAGAAGAACACACTGTATTTTTTTTTGAACTGCAGTTCCAAGAGATCATTTCTGTTGATAAGGAGATGGCTATACCTCAGTTTCAAGCTGGAGTCTTCTCTGGAATCAGACGCACAAACTTTATTGCTACTAACCTGAACACCAACTCTGAGTACTTGTTCCGGGTCCGCGCAGTGAATGTGACTGGAAAAGGGCCATGGAGCCAGCCTTATAAG ATCCTAACTGTACGTGGCACAATGCACCCTTTTACGGACACCAAGGAGGAATCTGTTTCAATAAAAGGAGTTAAAGTTACCATTCGCAGAAGCAGCTAA
- the LOC140389322 gene encoding uncharacterized protein isoform X2 → MKKKKEVTGTICQELTCPACGKLYNNPYLLPCDHSLCDTCLSKEIKHEKRGQISVKCPLCKENFCFSQEDEVKFPENYLLNSTVTRYRQEGFNAEKVKKKKRKVKGRISPQQMQILCQLCDEKDNHIAMKKCVNCNLNFCEKCLRKIHNNKAFLSHVLIDPSSYVGSQIKCFYHPFTNLKHYCVQDKLPICDECKLSTHRNHRLYSLDLAFQCEVAEMQKHVSQFTEVKANYEKCIQQLKLMKTNIEINEMQQNAKLTKEFNSIQEDLKLQEQTIKEKMKIENTKKQNEVDNFIESASKLMLKLEGLILYTIEAFKETSPVIFLQTSAQINKRLTESMLCVTPSKSLAVIPFADFELNVDHLRDEINALPLQMCDSDSEYLCSGDFENIQVVNAPNKMKKMSATCNVQEILPNLHCPSFTSKIHATLSAPNLDLCSYISRSCAAIFNSDEPNADSHANKKLFLLCRPKCASENNVTLSSTNLCSQVAYSSLCSPQCTSQMDAISNETDVDSSICDPSSSNYSKPCTPTIDVTSNAPSIICCQSLSNSGDHAQQYGSEVQADTNHSLPPSCCSKSDGSIPSGGVYCICIKKHEFMDISNTCCDTNGIDLCNKASNMPTKMECNDRHQESGECQSPLEITKFTCILENKQAISTWQYPHQCSSERVISGDVFTVNLSPKEAHFLNAISSSKTTKSKHPNDHENVDLLKNHHTFSTPSEIMLDSDTGISYHCNSSCWSLERGNGENIEPLYQLNGPCFFTNGEPSQTDSTENRLEHLGKCTCSKSEKNLSSNCHVSDGSSKSQVSINACNTFSSIRSHGDIGNNLCCKRFNSSTERECSEKNTHSFQHQQHCSSDGYKMDCCRQEMHCLLGTTTYSTKSASFDNADISKPLRFWNTSNALHNTRSRHNFGGRPYCRNPKLLSKSKSFIRSNQRVQTGYSIISSQPARCLSQSATNFEVNANAPIKDPVKYHSSNHLYRIGFPKTRNLRNGQRTCSKLRPQNGSHISTGHKNKQHVHTPKKNITLNQGTKNVSLLSQMHDVTLTCNGGKLQLFDNSVQFDTENNDLTQISAQRFLNEPVDTLRRELSEAPTIYKHTVDGTSAKVKWLFPVEEHTVFFFELQFQEIISVDKEMAIPQFQAGVFSGIRRTNFIATNLNTNSEYLFRVRAVNVTGKGPWSQPYKILTVRGTMHPFTDTKEESVSIKGVKVTIRRSS, encoded by the exons atgaaaaaaaagaaaGAAGTTACTGGTACAATATGTCAAGAGCTTACTTGCCCAGCCTGTGGAAAGCTTTACAACAACCCATATCTGTTGCCTTGTGATCACAGTTTATGTGACACCTGTCTCAGCAAAGAAATAAAGCACGAGAAGAGGGGTCAAATAAGTGTTAAGTGCCCTCTGTGCAAGGAAAACTTCTGTTTCAGCCAAGAAGATGAAGTTAAGTTCCCAGAGAACTATTTGCTAAACAGTACTGTGACAAGATACAGACAGGAAGGATTTAATGCTGAAAAAGTCAAGAAGAAAAAGCGAAAAGTAAAAGGAAGAATAAGTCCCCAGCAAATGCAGATCCTCTGTCAACTCTGTGATGAAAAAGACAATCATATTGCTATGAAGAAGTGTGTCAACTGCAATCTGAACTTCTGTGAAAAATGTCTTCGCAAAATCCACAATAATAAAGCATTTCTATCTCACGTTTTGATAGATCCTTCATCATACGTTGGCAGTCAGATTAAATGTTTCTACCATCCTTTTACAAACCTGAAACATTACTGTGTACAAGATAAATTGCCAATCTGTGATGAATGCAAATTGAGCACCCACAGGAATCATCGTTTATATTCACTTGACCTCGCATTTCAATGTGAAGTAGCAGAAATGCAGAAGCATGTCTCCCAATTCACTGAAG TCAAAGCAAATTATGAAAAATGTATTCAGCAGCTGAAGTTAATGAAAACTAATATTGAGATAAATGAGATGCAACAAAATGCAAAACTGACCAAAGAGTTCAATTCAATACAAGAAGATCTTAAACTGCAAGAACAAACAATTAAAGAGAAAATGAAAATTGAGAATACAAAGAAACAAAATGAAGTTGACAATTTCATTGAATCAGCATCAAAGTTAATGCTAAAGCTAGAAGGATTGATACTATACACAATAGAAGCTTTCAAAGAAACTAGTCCAGTTATATTCCTTCAAACATCTGCACAGATAAACAAACGGCTGACTGAAAGTATGCTTTGTGTGACTCCTAGTAAGTCATTAGCTGTAATTCCTTTTGCGGATTTTGAATTAAATGTAGATCACTTAAGAGATGAAATTAATGCCCTTCCCTTGCAAATGTGTGACAGTGACTCAGAATATTTGTGCAGTGGAGATTTCGAAAATATTCAAGTAGTGAATGCTCCAAACAAAATGAAAAAGATGAGTGCTACTTGCAATGTACAAGAGATTTTGCCTAACCTACATTGTCCATCATTCACTTCCAAAATTCATGCCACCTTAAGTGCTCCTAACTTGGACCTTTGTTCATATATTTCACGTTCTTGTGCAGCTATTTTCAACTCTGATGAACCCAATGCAGATTCTCATGCAAATAAAAAACTTTTTCTCCTGTGTAGACCAAAATGTGCATCCGAGAATAATGTTACCCTAAGTTCAACCAACTTGTGCAGTCAAGTGGCATATTCTAGCCTATGCAGCCCTCAATGTACATCTCAGATGGATGCCATTTCAAATGAAACCGATGTGGATTCATCTATTTGCGATCCAAGTTCCAGCAACTATAGCAAGCCATGTACACCTACGATAGATGTGACTTCAAATGCACCCAGTATAATCTGTTGTCAATCTCTGTCAAATTCTGGTGATCATGCTCAACAATATGGCAGTGAGGTTCAAGCTGATACAAATCATAGTCTGCCTCCTTCGTGCTGTTCTAAATCTGATGGAAGTATTCCTTCAGGTGGTGTTTATTGTATCTGCATCAAAAAGCATGAATTCATGGATATAAGCAACACCTGTTGCGATACAAATGGAATTGACCTTTGCAATAAAGCTTCCAATATGCCAACAAAGATGGAATGTAACGACAGACATCAAGAATCAGGTGAATGCCAAAGTCCACTTGAAATAACAAAGTTCACATGCATTTTAGAAAATAAACAGGCTATATCTACTTGGCAGTATCCGCACCAGTGTAGCTCTGAGAGAGTTATCAGTGGAGATGTATTCACTGTAAATTTAAGTCCGAAAGAAGCTCATTTTTTGAATGCAATATCCTCTTCTAAAACAACAAAAAGCAAACATCCAAATGATCATGAAAATGTAGACTTGTTGAAGAATCATCATACTTTCAGCACTCCTTCTGAAATTATGTTAGACAGTGACACTGGAATTAGCTATCACTGCAACAGTTCTTGTTGGTCATTGGAAAGAGGGAATGGTGAAAACATTGAACCACTTTATCAGTTGAATGGACCTTGTTTCTTTACCAATGGAGAACCATCTCAGACAGATTCTACGGAGAATAGATTGGAACACTTAGGCAAGTGTACTTGTTCAAAAAGTGAGAAAAACCTTTCTTCAAACTGTCATGTCAGTGATGGTTCATCCAAGAGTCAAGTATCCATCAATGCATGCAACACCTTTTCGAGTATAAGGTCACATGGCGACATTGGAAATAACCTTTGCTGCAAACGCTTCAATTCTTCAACCGAAAGAGAATGTTCTGAAAAAAACACCCATAGTTTCCAACATCAACAACATTGCAGTTCAGATGGATACAAAATGGACTGCTGTAGACAAGAAATGCATTGCTTGCTTGGGACTACTACATACAGTACAAAAAGTGCTTCCTTTGACAATGCTGATATTTCCAAACCCTTGCGATTCTGGAATACAAGTAATGCCCTTCACAATACAAGGTCAAGGCATAATTTTGGCGGTAGACCTTACTGCCGAAATCCAAAGTTGCTATCCAAAAGCAAAAGTTTCATAAGAAGTAACCAGAGAGTTCAAACTGGATACAGTATTATATCTTCCCAGCCTGCTCGATGTCTGTCACAGTCTGCAACTAATTTTGAGGTCAATGCAAATGCACCCATCAAGGATCCCGTAAAGTATCATTCATCAAATCATTTGTACAGAATTGGTTTTCCAAAGACCCGAAATTTAAGAAATGGCCAACGAACCTGTTCTAAATTGAGACCACAAAATGGCAGCCACATTAGCACTGGTCATAAGAATAAGCAACATGTACACACACCAAAAAAGAACATTACTCTAAACCAAGGTACAAAAAACGTTTCATTACTCTCTCAGATGCATGATGTTACACTAACATGCAATGGTGGGAAACTTCAATTGTTTGATAATAGTGTACAATTTGATACAGAAAATAATGATTTGACACAAATATCAGCACAAAGATTTCTGAATGAACCTGTGGATACCTTGAGGCGTGAACTATCAGAAGCTCCTACAATATACAAGCACACTGTGGATGGAACCTCTGCTAAG GTGAAATGGCTGTTTCCAGTAGAAGAACACACTGTATTTTTTTTTGAACTGCAGTTCCAAGAGATCATTTCTGTTGATAAGGAGATGGCTATACCTCAGTTTCAAGCTGGAGTCTTCTCTGGAATCAGACGCACAAACTTTATTGCTACTAACCTGAACACCAACTCTGAGTACTTGTTCCGGGTCCGCGCAGTGAATGTGACTGGAAAAGGGCCATGGAGCCAGCCTTATAAG ATCCTAACTGTACGTGGCACAATGCACCCTTTTACGGACACCAAGGAGGAATCTGTTTCAATAAAAGGAGTTAAAGTTACCATTCGCAGAAGCAGCTAA